Within Bdellovibrionales bacterium, the genomic segment GTCTTGGACTGCGGAGTAAAAGAAAATTTGAATAGTAACAATGTGGAATCGTGTTTTGATTCAAATCAAGACGTATTTAGTCATCTCCTTAATACTATCTTCATGATAAGCTAGCCTTGACTGGATTTTTCGCCGCCTGGCTGGAAGCTTTTGTAGTCCCAGGGGGTAACGTGTGAAGAGAGGTCTTCGCTTAGCAACCACAATTCTCTTCACATCTCTATTTCACTGCTCAGGCAAAATCAAAACTGAGGTCCAACCGTCAATTCGATTTTCCAATTATTCGGAAACATTTGATTTCCAGAAGCTTGAAAGTGGCATGCTCATACCTCCACAAGAATTCGGTTACTGGAATGCATAAGGCGAGACTTTCCAGCTGACCAAAGATAAAATACTTGTGCTTTGGACAAGGCTACACAATGGAGACGACCATGCCCCGGCCGCATTTTGGGTCGAGTTATCAAGTACGGCGATTCAGATTGCGCGGTATCGAATGCCCTTCAAGTCTTGGGTCCAATCGGAAACGACTACCATGCAGCCAATCCGAATATTGTTAAGGTTGGCAATCGCGTGGCCCTGTATTACATGGAGAAGTATCTGGGAGGAAATTTTCACGAGTTTCAATCACAAATTAAGCTCTTCTGGCTCAACTGGGACGAGAACTCAAGCCAATTGAGTTTCACATATGGAGGTTGCGTCACCTGCGATCTCCCCGAAGGATATTACTAACGGCCGGGTTAATAGGAAGTCGGATGACACGATTTTAATTTTTTGGAATGACAACCCATCACACTCCCACGGTCCGAGACGGCCTCTGTCCTATGCTCGATCAATTGATCGGGGAAACAGCTTTTGATTGAAGGCGTTTCATCCAAACGAACGCGCCCGGCATCTACTTCAAATACTATGCATTTTCCAAGCCTACTAGCCAGAGTTTGTGCTAGGCTGCGTAAGTTTCGTGACTGGCCACTGCAAATATTAAAAAGCCGAACGAAACTAGACTCAGAAAAGTTCGCCCCCGATTTAACAACCAATTCAAATGCCCTCACCAAATCAAACACAGAACCAATGTCCCTACGGACGTCCACATTCCCAACAGGGACCCTCACTTCCATGCTTTCGGACTGCATTAAAGCGTTGTAAACATGAGGGAGAAAAAAATCCCCGCCCTGAGACTTGTGGGAATGGTTGAACAGCCGCAGAATTGTTGCCCTGCCACCATATATTTCCATAAAATCCCGAATGGAATTCTCAGCATACAATTTAGAACGGCTATAAACATTGCCTGGTCTAACCGGAGATTCTTCAGTCAAGACAACTTCTGCATATCCTTTAACCGAGTCATAGACTTGAGCCGTACTCGCAAAGATGAAATGAGCCTTTGACTTGCACTTGAGCATTTGCTCCAACAGATTGGCCGTGCCAGCCAAATTGGTCTGAAATGTTTTTCCGGAATCCGCCTCGCAAATATGATATGCGCTGAGAGCAGCGAGATGCACAACAGCATCCCAATCCCCATTTTTAAGAGCAGCCGCCAAACCGCGAGAATCTAAGATATCCCCTTCAAACGGAAAAGCCGACCAACCAAGTTTTTCAAAGTGACGATTGAGACCTGATCCAACAAATCCGGAGGCTCCGGTCAAAAAAACCCTCACCCCTATACTCCCATCCTACTCTTGCCAACAAATGCAAGATCTGAATCCACCATCATATTGACGAGGGTATTAAAGCTAGTCTTTGGCTCCCACCCCAACTTTTGCTGGGCTTTGGCACTTGAACCGATCAGCAAGTCAACCTCAGCCGGACGATAAAACCGTTCATCGATCTTGACATACTTTTTATAATCAAGGTCTGCTCTTGTGAATGCGAGCTCCACGAACTCACGCACAGAGTGAGCCTCATCAGTTGAAACAACATAATCGCCAGGAGTATCCTGCTGCAGTATGAGCCACATGGCTTCGACATAGTCGCCAGCAAAACCCCAATCCCTTTTCGCATCAAGGTTTCCCAACCGCAACTCAGTTGCCAAACCATGCTTGATCAACGCCACATGGTAGGAAATTTTTCGAGTAACAAATTCAATTCCACGACGAGGAGATTCGTGATTAAACAAAATACCGCTGGACGCATGCATATCAAAAGACTCACGATAGTTGACAGTGATCCAGTGTCCATAAAGTTTCGCTACACCATAAGGTGATCGAGGATAAAATGGCGTAGCCTCACTCTGAGGCACTTCTTGCACCTTCCCAAACATCTCAGAACTAGATGCCTGATAGAAACGAGCCTTCGGGGCAACCCTTCTGACTGCTTCCAAGAGGCGAGTCACTCCTGTTGCAGTGAACTCTGCCGTGAGAACCGGCTGATGCCAGGAGGTTTGTACAAAGCTCTGTGCTGCCAAATTATAGATCTCATCAGGTTTCGATTCCTCCACTGCTGCTAGCAAGGAAGACTGATCTAAAAGGTCCCCAGACAAGAGCTCTATCTTATCCAAAATATGTGAAATCCGGTCGGTTACGATAGTGCTTGACCGACGTGTCAAACCGTAAACCTTGTAACCCTTTTCAAGCAAAAGCTCCGCAAGGTAAGACCCATCCTGTCCTGTTATTCCTGTAACCAACGCCTTTTTCATACCACAAGCCCTCTTCCCCATTTCGTTGGATAGTTCTTCCCACTTCTAGAAACAAGCAGGATGCCAGGAGTCGAATACCCGATGAAGCCGAAAAGATCGAGTAAATTTTGATCTTCCTAGTAGAATTATTTTGTATTTGAAACCGTCTCTCTTGGAGTTAGCAGATCTCAGCTCATCTTCAGTCCCATTCCCTCGATACATCTTCATTCCCACCAAAAATGGGAAATAAAGTTAAGCCACTAGCAATATAATTGCGCTCGCGTTCATTGAAGGCAAAGGCTAGATCCACCTCTCCGCGGCGGGTCAGGCAAGTTCGCTTGTCTAATATGCCTAAATTCCTACGCGGTGCTTAACTTCACTCCTCAAACTGACGAAAACGGAGAGGCGGCACCAAGAATTGTTAAAGATCAGGAGGATAATGAGAGCTTAGCATTCGAGTCACCAGCTTTGGGAAAATTATCCCAGCCATCCGCCCCAAATGGACAACCTCGGGATGATGCCATGCATTTTGAAAAATGTTGTTAAATCTCTTTGTCTATTGATGTATCCCGAATACCCAATTGGAAGCGGATGATCTAGCCACATCTTACGACCGAGACTGGTGTACAAATGATAGGAATTGTTATTCCCAGCTATAATGAGCACGACGGGCTTGTAGCTCTTTGCGAAAGTGTAAAAGCAACAGTCAAACAATCTCACATGATTGTCGTCGTCGATGATTCACCAAATCTAAAAACTGTTGACACCCTGAAAGATTTTAAACATCCAAAACTGATTGTCATCCACCGAAAAACAAAGGGAGGGCGCGGATCAGCGGTCATCGAAGGAATTGAAAAATGTGTCAATTTAGGCTGCACACAGATTGTAGAAATGGACGCTGACTTTTCTCACCCGACTGAAGAGTTGTCACTTCTGATGACTGAGGCGTCTCAACAAAGACTCGGACTCCTTATCGGCTCCAGATATCTACCACAAAGTCAGATTATTAATTGGCCATTGTCTCGTCGAATTTTTTCGCGATGTGCCAATTGGCTGGCGAGGCGAATCCTTGGGGTCCCCATTCACGATTACACCAACGGTTACCGTTGCTACTCGCGGGCCGCGGCCATTCACATCGTCAAAACCTGTGGCAAACTTGGAAAAGGCTTTATTGCCTTAAGTGAAATTTTAGTTAATCTCTATTTTTCCGGATTTACGGTAAGTGAGAGACCAACTGTTTTTCGAAATCGAGTGCGGGGCGAAAGCTCTGTTAATTTGACTGAAATCAGTGGGGCCCTGGTTGGACTCATGCGTATTTATGGACTCAAACGAAAGTTGCAGGCTCAGAATGAACAATTGGCAAGAAGCAATAGTTAAGGAATTTAAAGCTCGCCAAGCACTTCAGTTGGCAAATAGCGCTGAATTCCCTCTCATGGAAAACTGCTTTAACGAAGACGAGATCCTGGCCGGGGTTGAGGTCATGCTCTCCGGGCAGTTAACGATGGCCAAAAATGTCGTAGATTTTGAACAAGACTTTTGCCGCCGCACAGGCTCTCCATTTGCAGTGATGGTAAACTCTGGTTCTTCGGCGAACCTTCTCGCCGTAGCAGTCGCTATGAATCCCTTGCGAAAAGGATATCTGAAGACCGGTGATGAGATTCTCCTCCCTGCTGTCTGTTGGTCGACAAGTCTCTGGCCGCTCGTTCAGTTTGGCCTTAAACCTGTCTTTGTCGATGTGAATCCTCGAACACTCAATATGGATCTCAGCGATGCTGCCAAAAAAATCACCTCGAAAACCAGGGGTGTTTTCACGGTGCATATTCTTGGCAATTCTCCAGATATGGGCGCTCTTCAAAAGTTTGTTTCAGAACATGGCCTCATTCATATCGAAGACACTTGCGAATCTCTGGGCTCGACCCATAATGGTAAGTTCCTCGGAAATGTCGGAGACATGGGTTGCTATTCATTTTACTACTCCCATCACCTAACCACTGGTGAGGGCGGAATGGTCACCTGCAAGACTCAAGAAGATGCTGACTTGCTGCGATGCCTACGTGCACATGGTTGGACTCGAAACTTATCTAATCGCCAGGAGATCGAGAACAAGCATAGCGAAATTGATTCTCGATTTTTATTTGTTAATTCTGGATTTAATCTTCGCCCAACAGATGTCGCCGCAGCAATTGGTATCGTTCAGCTAAAGAAGATGGGAACGATGAATAGCAATCGCGTCAAGAATTATGAGAACCTGCGGCTGGCTTTGACGAACCATCCACATTGGAGAGGTCAGCTTGAGTTTATCGAACCAACCCCTGGCACCAAGCCTGTTTGGTTTGGATTTTGTGCGCTTTTAAATCAAAAATTTGCCAGTGATAAGAAAGAGTACCTGTCCGAACTTTCAAAATGTGGAATTGAAAACCGCCCGATTGTGAGCGGCAATTTTGTCAGGCAGCCAGCGCTCAAGCTTTATGGGCTCGAGCAGAATCCAGAAGACTTTCCGGGAGCAGAAGAAATCGATAAAAGAGGTTTCTTTATTGGACTACACACCACTCCCTTGAATGCAGAAAAGATTTTGCGCCTCGCCGATCTTCTTTTGAAACCTCTTTCTTAGGGAAGAGGGTGACTTCTTGCGCGTTTCTTGGTTTCGATATGTAAATCTCTGCCTCAGTCTTTCCTGGTTAGCCCTCGTCTATTTTTTTTTCGATCGGCACCCTTGGCCTTGGCCAGATGAGGCGCTCTACGCAGATATCGCTCAAAATTTTGTTGAGAGCGGCACAATGGGCATTTCTTTTTTTAAAGGATATTTTACCCAGATTGAGTCCCACCAGCACTTCTATCCTCCCTTTTATTTTTTGAGCTTGGCCTTATTGCTGATTATTTTTCCTCTTTCTCTTATAAGCTTAAGAGCCTTTTCTCTTTTTTGTTTGGTCGGAACCATTTTTTGGATTTGGAAAGCATTGAACCGGCAATTCAAGCCGATCTCATTTTTGGGGATGAGTCTCCTGATCCTATTTGACCCCGTCGTCTTGCGTGGCAGCCTGGTCGGTCGCATGGATACCCTTGGCGTCTTACTTATTCTAGGATCTTTGCTCACCCTGCATGTGGCCGAAAGGGATTCAAAAGGGAAAAAGAAAATCTATCATCTTCTTTTAACGGGGATCCTTGGCAGCCTTGCTTTCCTCACTCACCCAATGGCTTGGACCGCACCCGCAACATTAGGAATTTACTCTCTTTGGGCTCTTTATAAAAAATCTCTCACGATCCATGAGGTTTTATTGATTGCATCCTCCGGATTGATCGCATCAATGCCATATGTTGTTTGGGTCGCTCTTGATAAAGCTTATTTTTTTGAGCAATTCCAAGCCCAAGTGGCTCGTAAAGCTTTTGTATCGCCAAAAAGCATCTCTGAAGGAATGAGTTCTTACGAGGTTCTTTTCAAACAATACTCCCTGATCAAGCCTGCCGGAATATTTCTTGCGGTTCTATCTTGGAGCGGCCTCATTTGGTTTTCACTTAAGGATTTTAAAGCACTTAAGTTTGTCATAGCTCATCTCATCGCGGTGTGCCTGGCCTCTTACAGTCGCGAAATGTGGTATCCTCTTTATTTTATTTTGACGGGCTCAATAGGACTGCTTTATCTCTTAGATCGGTGCAAACCACAGGTCTCTTCATTTTTGATCTTGTCTCTTTTGATAATTTTTTCTTATTCTCACCTCAAGAAAATTGAAGAACTCAGAGGATTTAACTATGGACTCTATTGCGCTGAAATCGTGAAGATGGTTGGTGCCGAACAGAGGGTTTTCTTGGCCTCAGTACCAGATCCCTATTTTTGTTTTGCTTCAAAAAAGATTTCATTTGGGCAGTTCATTCCTGGTGCAATCCCCGTCAATGTCGAAAAAGCATTTAAGAAATTTGACGAATACAAAGTTTTTATTGGCGGAGAGGACTGGTTCGGCGAACACCTCAAAGAATATTTAACTGAGCGAGCTGGCCAATTTAAAAAACAAGAAGGTCACTTTGCGGGCTTTCCATTCAAGGTTTGGAAGCGTGAGTAGATTAAAAGTACCCGTATTGAAGCGCCGCTTCCTCCACATGGCAGTTCTCGCTGCCATTCTTGGGGCTGGAATTTTCTTGACATCTTATAGCCCAAATGTAAGGGGCACTCTTGTTGGGAAGTGGAACGATCACACCTCAAATATTTTATCTGCTCAAGTTTTTTGGAAAAAGGGATTTCGAATATACACAGAGCCCACTGAGGCTTTCAAACAACTGCTGGCCCCCCACTTCGATGAAATAGTGAGCCCAATCCTACCTCGCCACTACCCTCCGGGCCTTTGGATCATATTGTTTCCAATCACATTTGCAGAACAACATCAATGGATCAGCCTCGACCTCGCAAGTCGGCTGAGTCTCGCTCTTTATTTCCTATTTGCTTTAACGACGATTTGTTTAATTTTCCAACTTACGAGCGCCTACTGGGCCTCGCTCTCTTCGCGACTCGCACGGACAAGTTTGGCGGCTTTTACTATTTTGAGCGCTGTCGAGCTTGCAAGATGGGCCCTAAATGGAATGTACGACCCAGTCTCTGTCCTCCTTTTGCTTTTGTCGATAAAAGCCTATGAAAGGAGTCGATTCTCTCATGCGCTTGTCTATTATTCCTTAGCACTATTTTTTCATTTTCGCGCCTTGTGGTTGGCTCCTCTCTCGCTCTTTGCCTTCGTTAACTACTTCAGATCTAGTTCCGATACAGCATTCAAGACTATCCTGAATCCGAAAGTTATTTTTTCAGGAGTTCTTACTGTTTTAAGTCTGGTCAGTTTTGTTTTAGCGGCACCTGGTCTCAAAAATTTGCCAATTAACAATTATTTTTTTATGGGCCTTCCCTCCGAAATTCACTGGTGGAGATTCTCCCTTTTTATCCTAATGACTGTAATCGTGGGCGGTAATTGTTACAAAAGCGGAGGTTTTTTGGCATTGAGTTGTATCGCTTGGGCAAGTTTTATGTGGCTGCTCACCCTCTCATTCAACAATGGTACGTTCTTTTTCTTATACCCATCGCCACTCTTTTATTTTCTCAAAATTTCGAAACCCAACGTCGCGCCCAGGTTGTTAATCTGATCGCACTGTGGTGGGCAGGAACATGCATTTTGCTCATGCGAAATTCTCCATTTGAATTTCGATTCTTCCATGAAATTATTGATCTATTTATTTAACTCTGTATGGCACTATTTTTTCTTGGAATACATGCACTTTATATTCCATAACTCAGCAGGTGCCATTAAAAAATCACTCAGCCTGAGCTTTGAACCAGCAATGTCATGCCATTGATTCAAGGGAAGCTCGTGAATGATTGCAGAGCCTTTTTCTTTGTATTGTGGAGTCGTCATTATTCGAAACAATAGCTCGATATCAAAAAGCCAGCGAGACGTCAGAGGTTCTAAAAATATACTTTGTGCGATTTCTCTTCGAAAAATTTTTGCCCCACATTGGGTGTCGTAAACTGGGAGGCCTAGCACCAAACTCGCCAAAGTAGCAAATACTCTGCCGATATAGTGTCTGTACCAATGTCGCACAATATTGGCCCCAAGCCTTAGAATCCTCGCGCCCATGACTAGGCTGACCATGGGATTTTCCTCAATAATTCGCCGAAAAGATTTTATTTCAGAGAGAGGAGTTGCGAGATCCGCATCCCAAAACCCCAACCAATCACACTGAGTTTCCGAAAGTAGTTTTAATATTCCCTCACGTACGCTGGCGGCCTTGCCTAAGTTGTTCGGTCGATCAATAACCAGTGTTTGTTCTGGATACTTCTTAGAAATACCCTTAAGGACCGATCCCGTCTCGTCTCGACTGCCATCATTGACAAAACAAAATACCAGCTCGAAAGATTTATCTTCGTCGAGAAATTGGCTAAAGGATTTCACATCGAGGCGCTTCGCCTCATTAAAGCATGGAATCACCAATCCAATTTTCACGGCATCTCCCGTAAATGATTCACCCCTGAAGCTTCTGCCAGGTCACTGTTCGGCATAGATCACCTTCGAACCATCATTTTCAAAGCGAAACGGTCGATGGTCCATGCCATTGGCTTCAAGAACTTTGGCTATTTGCTCGCGCTTTTCAGGGGGACAGCAAACAAGCAAAAATCCACCTCCGCCGGCACCAAGTACCTTTCCACCAAAAGCTCCATTGTCCATTGCCAATTGGTATTGAGTATCAATGTCACTGCTCGACACTCCGCGAGCCATTCCTTTTTTTAAGACCCAGCCTTTATGAAGGAGATCTCCAAAGGCATCAAATCGACCCGCGTGAAGTGTCTCTCGCCCTTTCGAGACCAGCTCAACCATCTTCTTGAGGCGTTCAATTTTTTCAGGAAACATCATGTTTGCCTTTTGCTCACTCAAAATCGCAGAAGCCGGTCGATTTTTACCCGTGTAAAACAACATGAGGTGTTCTTGAAAAGCCTCATAATAATCTGGATTTAAAAATAAGGGCTCAACCTTTACTCGTTCATCGGCTGAGTATGAAATGACGTTAAGTCCGCCATATGCCGCCGCATACTGATCTTGCTTCCCGATTGGTTCTCCCAAATCTTGAATTTCGACCTCGCAGGCCTCACGTGCGATTTGCTCTTTTGTGACAAACCGACCTTGTCTCGAATACAAATTGTGCAAAACTCCCACCGTAAAGCAGGAAGAAGACCCCAACCCCGTCCCAGAAGGAATATCAGAAATCGAACTGACTTCTAGTCCACCTTTAATATCCAATCTCTCTATAACTCGCCGTAATATCGGGTGTTCAATTTTGGCGACTGAATCCACAGTCTCCGTTTTTGAATATTTCATACGGAATTGATTTCGCTCAAAAAAATCATGAGACGAGATGTACATGTACTTATTAATGGTCACACTTAGGGTCGCCCCGGGAGATTGCTGGTAAAACCCAGGGAGGTCGCTTCCGCCGCCTAAGAAGCTCATTCGAAAGGGAGTTTTGGTAATAATCACTTTTTCAACTCCCCGTTTGGAATACTCAAAATAAAATCAATGGCCTCGCTCAGTTGCACAAACGTTCGATCTGGTTTCTCATTTTTAAACTCACCGACTCTGCCCGGACCTTGAGCTAAGCCAAAACACATTCTCAACTCAGCGGCCCGTCCGGTACCGATGTCCCGCCAAGTATCGCCTACAATAAAAGATTTAGATAGGTCGATATTAAAAAATTGGGCCGCACGTTGAAGCATTCCAGGTGCGGGTTTACGGCAATCACAGAAGCACGCGTAGGCATTTTTTTCGCCTCCATCCTGCCCGTCGGGATGATGGGGACAAAAATAGATGGAGTCAAACCATGCTCCCTTTTCGCCTAAAATGAACTCCATCTTTTTGTGGAGTTCCCTGATTCCCTTTTCGGTCCCGAAGCCTTTTGCAACCAGTGGCTGGTTGGTGACCACAATGGCCAAATACCCAGACTTATTTATTCTTTTTAATGCATCCGCCACATCATCAAAAAGTTCTAACTTATTTGCGTCGTAAAGAAAATCAACGTGTTTACAAACAACTCCGTCACGATCTAAAAAAATGGCTGGACGAGGATTGCGACGATTGAGTTTCTTAATCTTGCCACTCAAATAATCCTCTTCTACGGCCAACAGACGATCAGGGCTTCCCATGTCTTTAAGGTACTCGGCCGAAGGATAAGCATAAAAACTCTCCTTTGAAACCAAATAGGGAAAAACGTCTCTCCCCAAATCCAAGGTTTTGCCATTGACCAAATAATTAAAAATGCGAGGGTTCAGCAAATACACGGCGGCATTCACTTGGTTATGATAAAAGCGACCCGGATCATGCGGCTTTCCATGAAACACCGATATTCGAAAATCATCTTCAAACTCCACAAGGTCGCTATCATGGGGATGGTCGTTTGGATGAACCATTAAAGTCGCGCAAGGATTCTGCTTCTGAAAATGAAAACGCCATAGAGATTCAATGTTCATATCAACCATGACATCCCCGTACACGACCAAAAATGGAAGAGATTCACCCTCAGGGAGCGGGAGGGGCAGCGGCCACGACGAAGCACTCTGACTTTCCTGACGAATTTGAGTCTCTGCTTCCTTCAATGCGCCCGCCGTACCAAGTGGCTCACTCTCCACACAATAGGAAATTCTCAACCCCCATCTGTCACCATTTCCGCAAAAGCTTTCGATATCTTTATGCAGGTGACCAGTTAGGATAATAACCTCTTTGAGACCCTCTCTCGCCAGCCACTCTAGCTGATGCTCTATGATCGGTTTACCACCGATAGGAACCAATACTTTGGGGAGCTTCTGAGTTAATGGTCCAAGACGTGAACCTTTCCCACCTGCCAATATGACTGCCTTCAAATGAATACCACTTTCTACCAAAGACCAAATAACCAAATGACCAAATGACCAAATGACCAAAGACGGCCTAAATTAATTCTTAGGCACAATTTTGACAAGTTGTGTGATTTGGTTGCAGAGCGCAAATTGAAAAAATATCTGATCCGCCTCAGACCAGCGGAACAGTAAGAGGCACGAGCTGTCTATTTTTTGGAATAAGCCTGCTGATAAAGTTCCTGTACAAAGCATTCCTTGTTGAACGATATTGAGATCCCGTATTATGACTAGTTAACCACCAAATTAAAGGTGAAAAGGCTGAATGAGCAACCAAAGCGAGCAAATTCCTGCTCCTGATCATCCAACGGATCGCAGTCTCGTGACACGAAAAATTGCGATTGGGGGAGTGTGGGCCTTTTTAGGTCGTATTGGCTCAGTTCTGCTCGTTGTAGCCGTTAATGGCCTCGCATCCCGACTGCTTTCACGCGAAGAAATGGGTGCTTATTTTATATGTCTGAGTTTTGTTGCTATTCTGAGCATTCTTGCTCAAGTGGGATTGAACCACAGCATCGTTAAGCTACTCGCGTCAGAGATGGCATTGGATAGAGCTGACAAGGCGAAGGCGCATATTCTTGCGGCCTTTAAGCTCGTTTTATTGTTGTCCTTGGGAATTGTTTTTTTATTTAGCAGTTCCCTCACGAAAGACTTTATCTATCGGTTTTTCAGTTCGAACCTGTTAAAAAATGAATTGGGTTGGGTTTCCCTTTGGGCTGTACTTTATTCCTTTCAAACACTCCTCGCAGAGATTTGGAGGGGACTCCAAAAAATTGATCATGCGACGGTATTTGGAGGTCTCTCCACCCAGTTTTTTACTTTAGCTTTTTTAGGCATATTAATTTTTCTCGGCCACTCAACCCATCTCCACGGTGTCGTTCTTATATCCATTTGCTCAATTTTTATTTCGATTCTGCTCAGTTTGTTATTGATGCTTCCACTGCTTGCCGAATTTGGAAAAGTAAGTCTCACTTCAACCAGGGAACTCATCGGCTTTTCATGGCCTTTTTTGTTTACCTCTATCACTTTATTTATGTTAAGCCAGGCTGATCTTTGGCTCGTCGGCTTTTTAAGCCCAGAAGCTGAGGTTGCCTACTACGGAGCGGCTGTCAGAATTACCCTTTTAACCACCATGCCACTCGCAATCGTAAATGCCGTCATCCCTCCTTTTTTGGCTGAAAGACACACCATCGGTGACAAACAAGGAATGGAAACCATCCTTCGCAGCTCCGCTCTCATCGCATTCCTCCCGGCTTTGCTTTTGTTCGTGATTTATTGGTTTTTTGGAGCGCAATTGCTTGAACTTGTGTTTGGCCTTGCTACGGCCAAGGCGCCCCGATACTTTTGATTTTAACTGGAGGCTATCTTGTTCACATTCTAGCCGGCTCTCCTGGATTCACGCTGATGATGACAGGCAACCAGAAGCCGATGATGATCATCACAATCACCGCAGCGATGAGTATGCTTCTCGTCGGTTACCTAGCGGGAAAAGCCATTGGCCCAATTGGAGTTGCCTGGGGGAGTTTTTTTCGGCCTCACTCTCCAAACACTTGGCATGTGGACATTCACAAAACTGCGACTCGGCGTTTGGACCCACCCCAAATTTGGTCGCATCTTTTTATTACGTGAAATCCTGCAGGGTCTCTTAATTTC encodes:
- a CDS encoding oligosaccharide flippase family protein, which gives rise to MSNQSEQIPAPDHPTDRSLVTRKIAIGGVWAFLGRIGSVLLVVAVNGLASRLLSREEMGAYFICLSFVAILSILAQVGLNHSIVKLLASEMALDRADKAKAHILAAFKLVLLLSLGIVFLFSSSLTKDFIYRFFSSNLLKNELGWVSLWAVLYSFQTLLAEIWRGLQKIDHATVFGGLSTQFFTLAFLGILIFLGHSTHLHGVVLISICSIFISILLSLLLMLPLLAEFGKVSLTSTRELIGFSWPFLFTSITLFMLSQADLWLVGFLSPEAEVAYYGAAVRITLLTTMPLAIVNAVIPPFLAERHTIGDKQGMETILRSSALIAFLPALLLFVIYWFFGAQLLELVFGLATAKAPRYF